CAGATTTGCCGCGGCGAGAGATCCCAGCTGGTCAGATCGGCTGCCTCCGCTCTCATCTTCTGCGCGGAATCGAAGGACACATACAGCTCGGTAATCGGGGCCAAGTTGGGTCGGGACATCGGGGCTCTCGGCTTTCTTTCGTTTCGAGGCTGGTCGCATCTCGTATGCTTCGAGGAGTCCCGATGAATTAGATTCGAAAAAAACGTGATTTCAAGGCCGGAATGAGGTTCGTCAATTGCCCGGCTGTCAGACCGGGATTTAAGGCTGAAATCCGCCATAGGATCGGTAAGCATCCCTCCGGCCTCGCAGGACCCGACGTTAAACGCCGAAAGTCACCACGAAGGGAAACCGTTCCGGCCCGCGGACTAATTCAGCAACCTGCTAATCTTACTACGTCACAAACGATTGATTGACTTGAGCACAGCATGGACATCGCATTAATCGGCGAGCGAGCGCGACAGTGAGCATTTTACGCGGCGTCGCGATCGAGTTTGCAGTGTGCCGTTCGGGCCGTATCGGTGGCTTTGCCGGGTCGGGAACCGCAGGGAATGGGAGGTTTCTCGCAGTTCCCGGCGGTGACAAATCCTGAGGGGGGAATTGTCTCCCGTTCAGAGAGAAGGAAACCATAGGCGGCAATGCACAGGCTGGCATGATGGTGAAATCCTCGCCAACCTCTTCCTTCGTAATGGCCTAGGTCCAGTTCTTGCTTGAGCTCGCGATAGTCTCGCTCGATCCGCCACCGTATCTTCGTGGTCGCGACGAGATCGTATAATGCCATTGTTTCCGGCAATGTCGAAAGCCAATACTTGCGTTGAAAACGGTGCATGCATTGCATGCGATTTGGGCTTGATGGTGGGGTGTGAGGCCGAGCCAGGCTGCAAAATCCCGGGCCTTGTGGAAAGTCTCGGGTGGCGGCGCAAGGGTGGCAATGGCCGTGGCAATCAAAGGACCGATGCCCGGCACCGTCATCAGGCGCCGCGCCACTTCGTTTTCCCTGGCTCGACGTGAAATCTCGGCATCAAGCTTGACGATCTCTGCCTCCAGCTGGGCCAGCGCCGCGATCAGCACCTTGAGTGTGGGAACGGCATCGGCTGGCAAGCCGCGTTCCGGGTCTTCGACGATTGCAATCAGCTTCGATGCGTTGCTCGCGCCCTGTGGCACCACCTGTCCGAACTCGCTCAAATGGCCGCGCAGTGCATTGATGGCCTGAGTCCGCTGCCGGATCAGAAGCTCACGCACGCGGAACACCATCGCCGCGCCCTGCGTCTCCTCGCTCTTCACAGGCGCGAAGCGCATCGTCGGACGCGTTGCTGCCTCGCAGATCGCCTCGGCATCGGCCGCATCGTTTTTCTGACGCTTCACGAAAGGCTTGACGTAGGCCGGGGGGATCAGCCGAACGTCATGGCCGAGCTTCCCGATCTCACGGCCCCAAAAATGCGCACCGCCGCACACTTCCATCGCGACAACGCAAGCCGGCAACTGGCTGAAGAACTCCAGCACCTGCGCTCGCCGCAGCTTCTTGCGCAACACCGCGCGGCCCGATGCATCAGCTCCATGCGCTTGAAACACATTCTTCGCCAGATCGAGCCCAACCGTGATGATCTCCGACATGACCGTCCTCCTTTGTGGATCACTGCAGACCCACCTTCGCACATCGATGCCGTCGGGGGGCGGTCACATAATCAACGCCGGCCAGAAGATGCGAACCCTAATGCCGGCTTTGACATCCCGACCGACGCCTTCTGGATGCTCGGGCATGACGGGCAGTCCATCGCCATCATACCCTCACGTGACCTTGTTATCCTGCGCATGGGCCTGACCCCGGCAAAGCACGGATATAAACCACAGGCCCTGGTTGAGGCTGTCGTCAAGGTGGTCGATCAGGTTGCATCAGACCGTTCAGGCTGAACTGGCACCCCGTAACAGAACCGTGCCAGAATCATGATATGGTGTCACCACCTGCTTGACTCCTATAACCTATTACGGCTGTTCCGCAGCTAATCGGTCATATACCCGCGCGCCAGTTTTCGACGCAACCAGCCGCCGCGGGCACCCTCAGCTTCCAGCAGCGAGGGAAACCAGCTCTGCCGGACCTCGCCCGAACCTCCGATCCGGCCCCAACTGCGAACCAATCTGATACCACCGAATAGGTCGGGCTGTAATTCGAGATGGTAGAACCGCGCCATGTTGCAGGCCGGATCTGTGCGAGTAAGATGTATCGGGTCAGGCGCTTGCATATCGTCAGTTTGCCATGCGCTTGGCCGCCAAGTCCAACGCATTTTCGGAATCAATTCAAGCGATCGGATTCTCCAGGCTGATGAATTGAGGCCGGTATGGCAGCCATTTGCTGATCTCGGTTAAAAAGGTAGGGAGCGGGCGAAACGGTTGGCCCATTCGGGATTGAAATTGCGTCGCTCCCTTGTTACATGTAACGAAAGGGAGATCAGCCATGCCAAGCCCTGTTTCTGAACGTGTCCAGAAGCGCCGGGACGCCCTGCGCGCTGCGGGCCTACGCCCTGTCCAAATCTGGGTGCCCGATACGCGCCGCCCAGGCTTCGCTGCGGAGTGCCGGCGGCAGGCCGCGTTGATCGCCGCCTCAGATCGGGGCGACGCCGATCTGTCGGACTTCATGGATGCAGCCTTGAACGATCTGGATGAGTGGCAGTGAAGCGCGGCGATCTTGTGACAGTCGCCCTTCAAGGTGACTATGGCAAGCCGCTCCCGGCGCTGATCATCCAGT
This Paracoccus saliphilus DNA region includes the following protein-coding sequences:
- a CDS encoding antitoxin MazE family protein — its product is MPSPVSERVQKRRDALRAAGLRPVQIWVPDTRRPGFAAECRRQAALIAASDRGDADLSDFMDAALNDLDEWQ
- a CDS encoding WGR domain-containing protein; its protein translation is MARFYHLELQPDLFGGIRLVRSWGRIGGSGEVRQSWFPSLLEAEGARGGWLRRKLARGYMTD